In Anas acuta chromosome 25, bAnaAcu1.1, whole genome shotgun sequence, the genomic stretch TGCCCGCACAGGTCCCTCCTGCAAGCCCACAGGTACTGAAGGTGCTGGGtgcacccgggggggggggcagtagCACCCCCGAACCCGATCGTGATCGCGCCCCCCCCGTGGTTGCGGCCATCTGCGGGGGCTCAATCACGGCGGCTGGCAGCAGAGCGGCGTCCCCCAGGGGTtaaacgttaaaaaaaaaaaaaataaaaaaaggaaaaaaggaaaaaaaaaaaaaaaaacgggaaaaaaaaaaaaaaaaaggaaagggggggggaactCAATgtccctccccctgccccccccggTCTCTTCCGGCGGGGCGGGACGAGGCGGAGCCGGCCGGGGGGGGGtgtccggggggggggggggggcgctaGGGCCATGCTGCGGCTGGGGGCGGTGGCGCtgcgggtgctgctggggggccGGGCTcgggcccccccgggggctctgCGCAGCCCCGCGCTCTCCTCTgccccctccgccccctccTCCGCCCCCCCGCAGCCGCTGGTAGTGGAGCTGAAGGCGGGGAAGAAATACGCGTGGTGCTCCTGCGGGCACAGCAAGACGCAGGTCGGGctcggggcggggggagggagCCCCCGCGACCCCCCCGcttccccccaaatcccctccatccccctttgaccccccccaatccccccatACACAGCGCGGGGTCGCGGCAGCGGGgacctggggaggggggggggcacacgaGACGCGGGGTCCCTCGGGGCCGCTCGGGGCGGGGGCAgcagcgggaccccccccccaagtgcgtcccccccttgtcccccGCAGCCTTTCTGCGACGGCTCGCACCGGACGGCGGCCCCCGGGGTGTCCCCGCTGCGTTTCACGGCCGAGGCGGACGGGGCGGCCCCGCTGTGCGTCTGCAAACGCACCCGAACCCCCCCCTTCTGCGACGGCAGCCACCGGGAGCAggcggccccccccggcccccagccctgagcacGGCCCCGCTG encodes the following:
- the CISD3 gene encoding CDGSH iron-sulfur domain-containing protein 3, mitochondrial, with product MLRLGAVALRVLLGGRARAPPGALRSPALSSAPSAPSSAPPQPLVVELKAGKKYAWCSCGHSKTQPFCDGSHRTAAPGVSPLRFTAEADGAAPLCVCKRTRTPPFCDGSHREQAAPPGPQP